In Tachypleus tridentatus isolate NWPU-2018 chromosome 7, ASM421037v1, whole genome shotgun sequence, a genomic segment contains:
- the LOC143255381 gene encoding uncharacterized protein LOC143255381 — MARCRRRQWVISKYIRIISYLRFQVHGRGPPSRGHFYFCQILVNFILVPMSTSGRKRISLNDVKEDILENAAQKFKTEKKFAPEVVSLFLKGVTEKGLAEEIARESLNEETNKNVFSNVKTKPLITCK; from the exons ATGGCAAGATGTCGCCGTCGTCAGTGGGTGATTTCAAAATATATCCGTATAATATCATACCTCCGGTTCCAAGTACACGGGAGAG GACCTCCATCCAGGGGTCATTTCTacttttgccaaatattggtgaATTTCATCCTTGTCCCTATGTCGACCTCAGGCAGGAAAAGGATATCACTCAATGATGTTAAAGAAGATATTTTAGAg aaTGCAGCACAAAAATTCAAGACAGAGAAAAAATTTGCCCCTGAAGTTGTAAGCTTGTTTCTGAAAGGTGTGACTGAAAAAGGCTTGGCTGAAGAAATTGCGCGGGAGTCTTTGAACGAGGAAACAAACAAGAATGTTTTT tCCAATGTTAAGACCAAACCATTGATAACATGTAAGTAA